The proteins below come from a single Arthrobacter sp. zg-Y1171 genomic window:
- a CDS encoding alpha/beta fold hydrolase encodes MSIPAIKASRLSNAGPAAPVLIAGPSLGTASMPLWSRAAAALDTFTVIAWDLPGHGASPAAGESFSIADLASAVASMVTAARSAGDIPADVPVFYAGVSLGGAVGLQLGLDHGSLFDGVAVLCSGAKIGETGAWEERAETVRVQGTPTQVVGSGQRWFAPGFMDREPAAAAALLHSLQDADRFSYALCCRALATFDVRGRLPDITVPVLAVAGADDVVTPPSFAQLIADRVANGTAAVVDDAAHLVPVEQPAVTAELLKDFFGAQYLEGK; translated from the coding sequence ATGAGCATCCCCGCCATCAAGGCCTCGCGCCTGTCCAACGCCGGCCCCGCGGCCCCCGTCCTGATCGCCGGCCCGTCGCTGGGCACTGCGTCCATGCCGTTGTGGAGCCGGGCCGCTGCCGCCCTGGACACCTTCACCGTCATCGCCTGGGACCTGCCAGGCCACGGTGCCAGCCCCGCTGCAGGGGAGTCCTTCAGCATTGCGGACCTGGCCTCCGCCGTCGCGTCGATGGTCACCGCAGCCCGCAGCGCCGGAGACATTCCCGCAGATGTGCCGGTCTTCTACGCCGGGGTGTCGCTGGGCGGCGCGGTAGGGCTCCAGCTTGGACTGGACCACGGGTCGCTGTTCGACGGCGTGGCCGTCCTCTGCTCCGGTGCCAAGATCGGCGAAACCGGAGCCTGGGAGGAACGCGCGGAAACGGTGCGTGTCCAGGGCACACCCACCCAGGTGGTCGGCTCGGGCCAGCGCTGGTTCGCCCCGGGCTTTATGGACCGGGAACCCGCCGCCGCTGCCGCCCTGCTCCACTCGCTGCAGGACGCGGACCGCTTCTCCTACGCCCTCTGCTGCCGCGCACTGGCGACCTTCGATGTCCGGGGACGGCTGCCGGACATCACTGTCCCCGTGCTTGCCGTAGCCGGTGCCGACGACGTCGTCACCCCGCCGTCGTTCGCGCAGCTCATTGCCGACCGGGTGGCCAACGGAACCGCCGCCGTCGTCGACGACGCCGCGCACCTGGTTCCGGTGGAGCAGCCGGCCGTAACCG
- a CDS encoding lyase family protein: protein MGAADSADYGLLSPAWAGTRVAELTGDRQLLQALLDVELEWVRVLASAGLADPEAPAAVAAVSDASRYDAASLAERAQGGGNPVIPLLADLRTQARESSPKAAAAIHRGATSQDIMDTALMLLARRALETIITDADRAAAALGATARRHAATLCVARTLTQHSLPSTFGLRAAQWLHGVGSAAQGLRTAAGNLQLQWGGASGTLAAVSLAAGSAAPGTERTTAFDLTARLARGLGLAEPLAPWQTNRLPVTALGAALQDFTAAAGKVANDVLLLSRPEIGEVCEPRAAGRGGSSAMPQKQNPVLSVLIRSAALAAPGYGLQLNAAAAAADDERPSGSWHVEWQALRSLLRLAGGAAAKLAELAEGLQVSTDALARNLESAGPLVVSEKIMAVAAPLLDDGVPGRGKEIIADTVARSLSSGEPFEELLRAAVPTEVLSDTELKSILDPAEYLGEATALIERITAAYPGKSPV, encoded by the coding sequence GTGGGTGCAGCGGACAGTGCGGACTACGGACTGCTCTCCCCGGCCTGGGCGGGCACCCGGGTCGCGGAACTGACCGGGGACCGACAGCTGCTCCAGGCCCTCCTGGACGTGGAGCTCGAATGGGTGCGTGTGCTGGCCTCCGCCGGCCTGGCCGATCCGGAAGCTCCGGCCGCGGTGGCCGCCGTCAGCGATGCCTCCCGGTACGACGCCGCGTCCCTGGCCGAGCGGGCGCAGGGCGGCGGCAATCCCGTGATTCCGCTGCTGGCCGACCTCCGGACCCAGGCACGGGAATCTTCGCCGAAGGCCGCGGCCGCCATCCACCGCGGCGCCACCAGCCAGGACATTATGGACACCGCCCTGATGCTGCTGGCCCGCCGCGCCCTGGAAACCATCATCACGGATGCCGACCGGGCCGCCGCTGCCCTGGGAGCCACCGCCCGGCGCCACGCGGCGACCCTGTGCGTGGCACGGACCCTGACCCAGCACTCGCTGCCGTCCACGTTCGGCCTGCGCGCCGCCCAGTGGCTGCACGGGGTGGGCAGCGCGGCGCAGGGGCTGCGTACCGCCGCCGGCAACCTCCAGCTGCAGTGGGGCGGCGCCTCCGGAACCCTTGCCGCAGTTTCCCTGGCCGCCGGCTCCGCTGCCCCCGGGACGGAGCGCACCACCGCCTTCGACCTCACTGCCCGCCTGGCCCGCGGCCTCGGCCTGGCCGAGCCCCTGGCGCCGTGGCAGACCAACCGGCTGCCGGTGACCGCCCTCGGCGCTGCACTGCAGGACTTCACCGCCGCGGCCGGAAAGGTTGCCAACGACGTACTGCTGCTCAGCCGGCCGGAAATCGGCGAGGTCTGCGAACCCCGGGCCGCCGGACGCGGGGGATCCTCCGCCATGCCGCAGAAGCAGAACCCCGTCCTGTCCGTCCTGATCCGCAGTGCGGCCCTGGCGGCACCCGGCTACGGCCTGCAGCTGAACGCCGCTGCCGCGGCCGCGGACGATGAGCGGCCCAGCGGCTCCTGGCACGTGGAATGGCAGGCCCTGCGCTCCCTGCTGCGCCTCGCCGGGGGAGCAGCCGCCAAGCTGGCCGAACTGGCCGAGGGCCTTCAGGTCTCCACGGACGCGCTGGCCCGCAACCTGGAATCCGCCGGGCCGCTTGTGGTCAGCGAGAAAATCATGGCCGTGGCCGCCCCGCTGCTCGACGACGGCGTGCCCGGACGCGGTAAGGAAATCATCGCCGATACAGTGGCCCGCTCGCTGTCCTCCGGCGAGCCCTTCGAAGAGCTGCTGCGCGCAGCCGTCCCCACTGAGGTCCTTTCCGATACGGAACTCAAAAGCATCCTCGACCCCGCCGAATACCTAGGGGAGGCCACCGCCCTCATTGAGCGGATCACCGCGGCCTACCCCGGAAAGTCCCCTGTATGA